The Sulfolobus islandicus Y.N.15.51 sequence TGTACATGAACTTCAATTCGTCGTTTCCTCTCTTTTCTAGACTATATAAGATATTATAAATATTTTTTAGATCCTCTTCGTTACTATCTTTGATAGCATCTAAGAATTTCTTATTAACTACTTCTCTCTTTTTCTCTAAACCAGTACCATGAAAGCCATCAACTATCTCTTTTTCTACGCTTATTTTTCTACCTTCCTTGGTTTTTACATCTATTATTATTCCCATATATTTTCTAGTTTTCTCAAAATTTACCTCATTTAAATCAACCCCTCTTAAATTATATTCGAAACCTCCTAGGAATTTTTTAATAAAGTCTGCTCCTATTTCATTTATTGCAACACCAAATGGTAGAGGCTCGTTTAATAGCTTAATTGTAAGATTAACGTCATGAAGTATATTTACCTTATATGCTAATTTCCAAATTAATGGGTCTTTTATGTGACTTTCATCGTAAGAGTTAACTCCGAATCTCTTATCTTTAATTGTAACAGTTAAAAGGTAAGGAGAGTAAAATTGAAGAAGGGTAAATGACGGATTACCCTCCTTGACTATCCTTTCGTGGTTCTTATCCATGAAATAGGTGAGCATATTCTCCCTTAATGTAACTTCACTTATCTCATCCAGATTAACCTCTTGACTTATCTCTAACGCACCTTCTATTAACGTTTGTGCATATGCACATGCTGGATATTTTTTAACAGAGAGAGTATTTACGTGCCATCTTTTGTTAAAACTTCCTAAAGGGGCCTTAAGATAATATTCCCCATACTGCTTTAAGAAGTCCGTCAGGAAGTTCTCGTTGACGT is a genomic window containing:
- a CDS encoding MmgE/PrpD family protein — translated: MESFLEEAKEWANNISISKVPNDSLENAKLMIIDTIFTALISSRTYWAKMLLDLFNVNYQELFPILSVMYDYDSTLLYYGHLGHGIASPLLFSIPNTNVTGKELMEAVISSVEISARVAASLSVSKTRGQSMTSIHALSTVVFLSKLYNQDLKNSMGLSLSYMIKPTSHGFGSLGKLYSASLGVEMGYKAFRLAKYQNVNENFLTDFLKQYGEYYLKAPLGSFNKRWHVNTLSVKKYPACAYAQTLIEGALEISQEVNLDEISEVTLRENMLTYFMDKNHERIVKEGNPSFTLLQFYSPYLLTVTIKDKRFGVNSYDESHIKDPLIWKLAYKVNILHDVNLTIKLLNEPLPFGVAINEIGADFIKKFLGGFEYNLRGVDLNEVNFEKTRKYMGIIIDVKTKEGRKISVEKEIVDGFHGTGLEKKREVVNKKFLDAIKDSNEEDLKNIYNILYSLEKRGNDELKFMYKVLIEEVKRELHQ